Proteins found in one Balaenoptera acutorostrata chromosome 17, mBalAcu1.1, whole genome shotgun sequence genomic segment:
- the LOC103003809 gene encoding small ubiquitin-related modifier 2-like, with translation MGNEKPKEGVKTENNDHINLKVVGQDGSVVQFKSKRHMPLSKLMKAYCEHRNFSWLEMEDEDTIDVFCQQTGGGY, from the exons ATGGGCAACGAAAAGCCCAAGGAAGGAGTCAAGACTGAGAACAACGATCACATTAATTTGAAGGTGGTGGGGCAGGATGGTTCTGTGGTGCAGTTTAAGAGTAAGAGGCATATGCCACTTAGTAAACTAATGAAAGCCTACTGTGAACACAGG AACTTTTCATGGTTGGAAATGGAGGATGAAGATACAATTGATGTGTTCTGTCAGCAGACAGGAGGTGGCTACTAG